In Hypomesus transpacificus isolate Combined female chromosome 4, fHypTra1, whole genome shotgun sequence, the following are encoded in one genomic region:
- the si:ch211-13c6.2 gene encoding uncharacterized protein si:ch211-13c6.2, with the protein MDGLETTYEDSVAVEFIDCGTCNKSIRGDTLYKIHLTTIQHIKREDSLVALGQVFRDHEVPDFKDIKEYFQYLNLDEPIIGLSHLDEVGGLDSVDPQPGPRYICKLCDVKGNLPNMANHVVGRRHRQKYLEVKRKDLVTWDSKSILAQPGKVVRAKAQVVERQDGQGSPKPLRNNRIVGKSNLSKAPDMQRGNQNWPQGIGKQGFLAYPADRRDHHLERFSGNRPYPQVFHDEDAYGAEREEAHFRMDPQRREYTEERVRTADYQKEDFHRQEFLEEHPQRREYFDEVQRRGYPEEGAPMHGHPKDFPPRQAYPNDAHPEEVLRRRPYQEDDPLKQFYSQEVQRRGAARSVEDFQDGSFRDPREPRGRGPPADDSQGPAYLGEAHHSAEGSRYEDLHGRRFNEEVASGRRAPEDSYTEDTRRGNYMEEEAHRRAYQEEDLHGLAYPVADPHRLSQERDPSGDMFTRAADRQAQSAPDDNELRYPKQLQDSSSYSQDHLFELVKAFRQEGRGKHQEDRSQHQDAFERGDPGMRGFPQRPPEGGRVRSDIPEPFRRFLAGAMDDKNAGKRKRKSRFSDATDEEIDLVKRMQVDGHRGPRTDLPARPSGVYQGGNYIESSSKPMSDSSSDAGNVMDVLNNIEIENVEEANFLKEKLCNLLKEFQAKKSEKTAQESQRPGTISKDYNHKSNPQVESTRDHYERTLRDMPQERKYTVQPRRTNKLYFTEAPQGSYRGRSREQGGHMETHGHTTGPESINTSRSRYEDVFGQVEQYPTSSAQPEKSMVYHERPEDHVYQNDYVTAAPGALYNHLAHTDHAHRERGYRMPSAPHPPTSLDKITSTLLELVARKS; encoded by the exons ATGGACGGTTTAGAAACCACATACGAGGACTCCGTGGCCGTGGAGTTTATTGATTGTGGA ACTTGCAACAAATCCATAAGAGGCGATACCCTCTACAAAATACACCTGACAACAATTCAGCACATAAAG AGAGAAGACTCCTTGGTTGCTTTGG GCCAAGTCTTCAGAGATCATGAAGTACCGGATTTTAAAGACATCAAAGAATACTTTCAATACTTAAATCTGGATGAGCCAATCATTG GGTTGAGTCATCTGGATGAGGTGGGTGGTTTAGACTCTGTTGACCCCCAGCCTGGACCCAGGTACATTTGTAAGCTCTGTGATGTAAAGGGCAACCTGCCAAATATGGCCAATCATGTTGTTGGGCGCAGACATCGTCAGAAGTATCTG GAGGTGAAACGGAAAGACTTGGTGACCTGGGACAGTAAGAGTATATTGGCTCAGCCTGGAAAGGTTGTACGGGCCAAGGCACAGGTGGTGGAGAGACAGGATGGACAAGGATCTCCAAAA CCATTGAGAAATAACAGAATTGTGGGTAAATCCAACTTATCAAAAG CTCCAGACATGCAAAGAGGAAACCAAAATTGGCCTCAGGGTATCGGTAAACAAGGATTCCTAGCTTACCCAGCAGACAGAAGAGATCACCATCTAGAACGTTTCTCTGGAAATCGTCCTTATCCTCAAGTcttccatgatgaagatgcttatggtgcagagagagaagaggctcATTTCCGGATGGACCCCCAAAGACGTGAATATACGGAGGAGCGGGTGCGAACTGCAGATTACCAAAAAGAAGACTTTCATAGACAGGAGTTTCTCGAAGAGCATCCTCAAAGAAGAGAGTATTTTGATGAAGTACAAAGACGTGGCTACCCAGAAGAAGGTGCCCCAATGCATGGACACCCGAAGGACTTCCCGCCACGGCAGGCATATCCCAACGATGCCCATCCTGAGGAGGTTCTTCGCAGGAGACCGTACCAGGAAGACGATCCTCTTAAACAGTTTTACTCACAAGAGGTTCAACGACGTGGAGCTGCTCGTTCTGTTGAAGATTTTCAAGACGGGTCCTTCCGTGACCCTCGTGAACCTCGTGGTAGGGGCCCTCCTGCCGATGATTCTCAGGGGCCAGCCTATCTTGGAGAAGCTCATCATTCTGCTGAGGGCAGTCGCTACGAAGACCTCCATGGCAGAAGATTTAATGAGGAAGTGGCTAGTGGACGAAGGGCACCCGAGGACTCTTACACTGAGGATACCCGTAGAGGAAACTACATGGAAGAAGAGGCACATCGAAGGGCCTATCAGGAAGAAGACCTTCATGGGTTAGCCTATCCAGTAGCTGACCCACACAGGCTGTCTCAAGAAAGAGATCCAAGTGGAGATATGTTCACCAGAGCAGCAGACCGACAGGCACAGAGTGCCCCAGATGACAATGAGCTGAGGTATCCTAAACAACTGCAGGATTCCAGTTCATACAGCCAAGACCATTTATTTGAGCTTGTTAAAGCCTTTCGCCAGGAAGGGAGGGGCAAGCATCAAGAAGATAGGAGTCAGCACCAAGACGCGTTTGAGCGTGGAGATCCTGGAATGAGAGGCTTTCCTCAGAGACCACCAGAGGGTGGCAGAGTAAGATCAGACATTCCAGAACCTTTCAGGCGCTTCCTGGCAGGCGCCATGGACGACAAAAACGccgggaagagaaagaggaaaagccGGTTCTCTGATGCCACTGATGAGGAGATTGACTTGGTGAAGAGAAT GCAGGTTGATGGGCATAGAGGACCAAGAACAGACCTTCCAGCCAGGCCATCG GGTGTCTATCAGGGAGGAAACTACATAGAATCAAGCTCCAAACCCATGTCAGATTCGTCTTCAGATGCCGGAAATGTTATGGATGTATTG AACAACATAGAAATTGAGAACGTGGAAGAGGCCAACTTCCTGAAGGAAAAACTCTGCAACCTTCTGAAAGAATTTCAAGCCAAAAAATCAGAGAAGACTGCG CAAGAAAGTCAAAGGCCAGGAACAATTTCCAAAGACTATAACCACAAGAGCAATCCCCAGGTGGAATCTACCAGAGACCACTATGAGAGAACCTTGAGAGACATGCCACAGGAAAGAAAATATACGGTCCAGCCCAGACGAACAAACAAATTGTATTTCACAGAAGCTCCCCAGGGTTCCTACAGGGGCAGGTCCAGGGAGCAGGGCGGGCACATGgagacacacggtcacaccACCGGTCCCGAATCCATAAATACAAGCAGAAGCCGTTATGAAG ATGTGTTTGGACAGGTTGAACAGTATCCAACGTCCAGTGCTCAACCTGAAAAATCAATGGTGTATCATGAGAGACCGGAGGACCATGTGTACCAAAATGACTATGTAACCGCCGCTCCAGGGGCCCTCTATAACCACCTGGCACATACAGACCATGCGCACAGGGAGCGTGGCTACAGGATGCCCTCtgccccacacccccccaccagcCTTGACAaaatcacctccaccctcttgGAACTAGTTGCACGGAAATCATAA
- the LOC124467505 gene encoding regulation of nuclear pre-mRNA domain-containing protein 1A-like yields the protein MSAFSEAALEKKLSELSNSQQSVQTLSLWLIHHRKHSKTIVSVWFNELKKAKVSRKLTFLYLANDVIQNSKRKGPEFTHDFAPVIVDAFKHVSRDGEEGCKKQLGRVLSIWQERAVYENNLLDQLSSVLQGEKKAKKRPYEEIKLDSEDFASQSSPAELPQTVDLIRALQELENTASGDSALRQRISALPAEVQDTSLLHRVTDKESGERLSRLVEEACMLLADYSGRLAAEIEDRRQLTRTLTLFLHSQRDGLAQNELKLEEYKRKLARVTQVRKGLRSRLNNLPDLSLLPNVTGGHLHLPSSGDLYNPSD from the exons ATGTCGGCATTTTCTGAAGCTGCTTTAGAGAAGAAACTATCGGAACTTAGCAACTCTCAGCAAAGTGTTCAAACATTATCTTTGTGGCTTATACATCATAGAAAACACTCGAAGACCATCGTCAGCGTTTGGTTCAACGAGCTGAAAAAAG CCAAGGTGTCGCGGAAGCTGACCTTTCTTTACCTGGCCAATGACGTCATCCAGAATAGCAAGAGGAAAGGACCAGAGTTCACCCATGACTTCGCTCCCGTCATCGTTGACGCCTTCAAACATGTGTCCAG ggacggggaggaggggtgtAAGAAGCAGCTGGGCCGGGTCCTGTCTATCTGGCAGGAGAGGGCCGTGTACGAGAACAACCTGCTGGACCAGCTCTCCAGTGTCCTGC agggagagaagaaggctAAGAAGAGGCCGTACGAGGAGATAAAACTGGACAGTGAGGACTTTGCCTCCCAGAGCTCCCCTGCTGAGCTTCCACAG ACAGTAGATTTAATCCGGGccctgcaggagctggagaacACAGCGTCTGGTGACTCAGCTCTGCGTCAACGCATCTCTGCCCTACCTGCTGAGGTGCAGGACACCTCACTGTTACACAGGGTCACAG acaagGAGTCAGGGGAGCGTCTGtccaggctggtggaggaggcctGTATGCTGCTAGCTGATTACAGCGGACGCCTGGCGGCGGAGATTGAAGACAGGCGGCAGCTGACCCGCACGCTGACGCTGTTCCTGCACAGCCAGAGGGACGGTCTGGCCCAGAACGAGCTCAAACTAGAA gagtacaagcGTAAACTGGCGCGGGTGACGCAGGTCCGTAAGGGGCTCCGCTCTCGACTCAACAACCTCCCagacctctccctgctccccaaCGTGACGGGTGGACATTTGCACTTGCCCTCGTCGGGCGACCTCTACAACCCCTCAGACTGA